The Coffea arabica cultivar ET-39 chromosome 4e, Coffea Arabica ET-39 HiFi, whole genome shotgun sequence genome includes a window with the following:
- the LOC113742162 gene encoding uncharacterized protein produces MSSSILPKHVVAVVRHQKDPLRALEMFNSVRKEDGFKHNLVTYKCIIEKLGNHGKFEAMEGVMADMRANVDNHLMEGAYVSAIRNYGKKGLIQEAVNVFERMDFYNCEPSVLSYNAIMNILVEYGYFNQAHKVYMRMRDTGVEPDVYTFTIRMKSFCRTNRPEVALRLLRNMPGQGCYVNAVSYCTVIGGFYESSYQFEANELFDEMLQLGIIPNVETFNKLMHILCKKGDIRHSERLLNKVLKRGVSPNLFTVNIVIQGLCKRGLLDEAERKLDSVTREGLAPDVVTFNTLISGLCKNSKVLKAESYLHKMVNTGFEPDIFTYNTLIDGFCKMGMVPKADKILKDAVHKGFMPDEFTYCSLIYGLCGDGDTDRAIAVFDEARRKVIKPSIILYNTLIKGLSQQGMILEALHLMNEIPEKGCKPDIWTYNLIINGLCKMGCVSDATNIMNDAISKGFLPDIFTFNTIIDGYCKQLKMADALEIVNTMWEHCVTPDVITYNTLLDCLCKTSSPDNVMELFKSMKEKGCVANIITFNIVIESLCKSRNLTGALEMLQEMENAGVCPDVVSFGTLLNGFCEDGDLDGAYELFRRMIEQYSISHTTATYNIVINAFCKNLNMGMAEKLFREMSDRDCHPDNFTYQCMIDGFCKIDDTDSGFSLLHEEVKSGFIPAVKTFGRVLNCLCLKHRLREAVDVIFLMVQKGVVPDIVNTIFEADKKFVAAPKIVVEDLLKKGHITYYAYELLYDAIRDKKLLKRKLPSKSSNGSRDNFSKSFDGLFDQKEAVQI; encoded by the coding sequence ATGAGTTCTTCTATACTTCCTAAACATGTAGTGGCTGTTGTAAGGCATCAAAAAGACCCCTTGAGGGCACTGGAGATGTTCAATTCTGTGAGAAAAGAAGATGGTTTTAAGCATAATTTGGTAACTTATAAATGCATCATTGAAAAGCTTGGTAATCATGGAAAATTTGAGGCCATGGAAGGTGTGATGGCAGATATGAGAGCGAATGTCGATAACCATCTAATGGAAGGGGCTTATGTTAGTGCCATTAGAAATTATGGTAAAAAGGGGTTGATCCAAGAGGCTGTTAATGTGTTTGAGAGGATGGATTTTTACAACTGTGAGCCCTCGGTTCTGTCGTATAATGCCATTATGAATATCTTGGTTGAGTATGGGTATTTTAATCAGGCCCATAAAGTGTATATGCGAATGAGAGATACAGGGGttgaacctgatgtttatacGTTTACGATTAGGATGAAGTCGTTTTGTAGGACAAATAGGCCTGAAGTGGCTTTAAGGCTTCTAAGAAATATGCCTGGACAAGGTTGTTATGTTAATGCTGTTTCTTACTGTACTGTAATTGGTGGATTTTACGAATCAAGTTATCAGTTTGAGGCAAATGAATTGTTTGATGAGATGCTTCAGCTTGGAATTATTCCCAATGttgaaacatttaataagcTCATGCACATACTTTGTAAGAAGGGGGATATTCGACATAGTGAAAGGCTTCTCAATAAGGTGCTCAAGAGGGGTGTATCTCCCAATCTTTTTACGGTTAATATTGTTATTCAAGGCCTTTGTAAAAGGGGCTTGCTTGATGAGGCTGAGAGAAAGTTGGATAGTGTGACAAGAGAAGGTTTAGCTCCTGATGTTGTTACATTCAACACCCTTATCTCTGGCTTGTGTAAGAACTCAAAGGTTTTGAAAGCTGAGTCCTATTTGCATAAAATGGTGAATACTGGGTTTGAGCCTGATATTTTCACCTACAATACTCTCATTGATGGATTTTGCAAAATGGGCATGGTACCAAAAGCTGACAAAATTCTCAAAGATGCAGTTCATAAAGGATTCATGCCTGATGAGTTTACTTACTGCTCTCTCATTTATGGACTATGTGGTGATGGTGACACCGACAGGGCCATTGCTGTATTTGATGAAGCCAGGCGAAAAGTTATAAAGCCCAGTATAATTCTGTACAATACATTAATCAAAGGGTTGTCTCAACAGGGGATGATTCTGGAAGCGTTGCATCTTATGAATGAAATTCCAGAGAAAGGCTGCAAGCCTGATATATGGACTTATAATTTGATTATAAATGGGTTGTGCAAAATGGGATGTGTATCGGACGCCACGAATATCATGAATGATGCAATCTCCAAAGGGTTTCTTCCTGACATTTTTACCTTCAACACTATTATAGATGGTTACTGCAAACAGTTAAAGATGGCTGATGCACTTGAGATTGTAAATACCATGTGGGAGCATTGCGTTACTCCTGATGTAATCACTTACAACACGCTGTTGGATTGCCTCTGTAAAACTTCAAGTCCCGACAATGTGATGGAATTATTCAAGTCAATGAAGGAGAAGGGTTGTGTTGCTAACATTATCACATTCAACATTGTTATTGAAAGCTTGTGCAAGTCTAGAAATCTCACTGGAGCTTTGGAAATGCTTCAAGAAATGGAAAACGCTGGTGTGTGTCCTGATGTTGTGAGTTTTGGGACGTTACTTAATGGATTCTGTGAAGATGGGGACTTGGATGGAGCCTATGAGCTGTTCAGGAGAATGATAGAGCAATATAGTATATCCCATACAACTGCAACATACAATATTGTTATAAATGCATTCTGCAAGAATTTAAATATGGGCATGGCTGAAAAGCTATTCCGAGAGATGAGTGACAGAGACTGCCACCCAGATAACTTCACTTATCAGTGTATGATAGATGGTTTTTGCAAAATTGATGACACTGATTCTGGATTTTCTCTTCTCCATGAGGAGGTCAAGAGTGGATTCATTCCAGCAGTTAAAACCTTTGGACGAGTTTTAAATTGTCTGTGCTTGAAGCATAGACTTCGGGAAGCAGTTGATGTTATCTTCCTAATGGTACAAAAAGGTGTTGTTCCTGATATTGTGAACACAATTTTTGAGGCCGATAAAAAGTTTGTAGCAGCTCCTAAGATTGTTGTAGAAGACTTATTGAAGAAGGGCCATATTACTTACTATGCATATGAACTCTTGTATGATGCAATTAGAGATAAGAAGCTTTTGAAGAGAAAGCTACCGAGTAAAAGTTCAAATGGTTCCAGAGACAACTTTTCTAAATCATTTGATGGGCTTTTTGATCAGAAGGAAGCAGTGCAGATATGA